From the Acidimicrobiales bacterium genome, the window CCCACGGGGCACGCGGGGCATCTCGACCTCGGCGGACGGGTCGTCGGGCCGCACGTCCTCGGCGACGAGGAAGCGGTGCATCCCCCGCACCGCGACCAGGGTGCGGGTGACCGACGCGGGGGCCAGGCCCTCCCCCACCAGCACGTGGACGAACGCGATCACGTCGTCCTCGGTGGCGGTGGTCACCGACTGCTGTCGACGACGAAGATGGTCGCGATAGCGCAGCAGATCGCGCCGGTACGCCGACAACGTGTTGGTCGAGCGCCCCTTCTCGACCGCGAGCCAGACGAGGAAGTCCTCGGCGTCGGGATCGAGGCGACTCTTCGCGTCGACCACGGACCCGGTCATCAGCGACCAAGGTGGCGGAGGGCGGCCAGCAGGCCGATGACGGTCTTGCCGTCGGTGATGTCGCCGTCGGCGATCGCGGCGGCGATCGAGTCGACCGGCCATCGCTCGATGGTCATGTGCTGTTCCTCCGGTCCCTGGCGGTCGAGCGGCACCGGCTCCAGATCGGTGGCGAGATACACGTAGGAATACTCATCGGAGAAGCCGACCGAGTTGTAGAACTCGACGAGCGGCACGAGCGGTGTCGACGTGGTGAAGCCGACCTCCTCGGCGAGCTCGCGCAACGCGCCCGTCTCGGGCGGTTCGTCGGCCACATCGCGCTTTCCCGCGGGGATCTCGAGCAGGTCCTGCTCGATCGCGGCCCGGTATTGACGCACGAGCACGATGTCGTCGCCGTCGAGCGGCACGACCGCGACAGCGCCGGGATGGCGGACGACGTCGCGGCTGACGATCTCGCCATCGGGCGTCTCGAAGTCGGCCACGACGACGTCGATCGACCAACCCT encodes:
- a CDS encoding NUDIX hydrolase; protein product: MTEPGPRSASGFRRITERRIHQGWSIDVVVADFETPDGEIVSRDVVRHPGAVAVVPLDGDDIVLVRQYRAAIEQDLLEIPAGKRDVADEPPETGALRELAEEVGFTTSTPLVPLVEFYNSVGFSDEYSYVYLATDLEPVPLDRQGPEEQHMTIERWPVDSIAAAIADGDITDGKTVIGLLAALRHLGR